A DNA window from Halomonas zincidurans B6 contains the following coding sequences:
- the tviB gene encoding Vi polysaccharide biosynthesis UDP-N-acetylglucosamine C-6 dehydrogenase TviB, with amino-acid sequence MKEVRLGIIGLGYVGLPLAVEFGKKLPTRGFDIKTQRIDQLNAGIDMTLEVEPELLSQASQLSFSSDLDRLRECNVYIVTVPTPIDDRHCPDLTPLLKASETLGKVITKGDVVIYESTVYPGATEEDCIPVIERISGLTYNVDFFAGYSPERINPGDKAHRVTSIKKVTSGSTPQVAAFVDELYSLVIEAGTFRASSIRVAEAAKVIENTQRDVNIALINELAVIFNRLGIDTEEVLQAAGTKWNFLPFRPGLVGGHCIGVDPYYLTHKAQQVGYHPEVILSGRRINDGMGAYVASQLVKQMVKQRIHVQGARVLVLGLTFKENCPDLRNTRVVDILKELADYNVAVDVYDPRANKDDAVHEYGIRPVDQPQDGAYDAVILAVAHREFCDLGVQRLRAWGKPSHVLYDLKYALPRGGADLRL; translated from the coding sequence ATGAAAGAGGTACGCCTGGGAATCATCGGCCTTGGCTATGTGGGTCTGCCCCTGGCGGTAGAGTTCGGCAAGAAGCTCCCCACCCGGGGCTTCGATATCAAGACCCAGCGCATCGATCAGCTGAACGCGGGAATCGACATGACATTGGAGGTCGAGCCGGAACTGCTCTCTCAGGCATCGCAACTAAGCTTCTCCAGCGATCTCGACCGGCTACGCGAGTGCAACGTATACATCGTCACCGTGCCGACCCCGATTGACGACCGCCATTGCCCCGATCTTACGCCACTCCTCAAGGCCAGCGAGACGTTGGGCAAGGTCATCACCAAGGGCGATGTCGTGATCTATGAATCGACGGTCTATCCCGGCGCCACCGAGGAGGACTGCATCCCGGTGATCGAGCGGATCTCCGGCCTGACCTACAACGTCGATTTCTTCGCCGGATATAGTCCCGAGCGTATCAACCCGGGCGACAAGGCGCATCGTGTCACCTCCATCAAGAAGGTGACTTCGGGCTCGACCCCCCAGGTGGCGGCGTTCGTCGACGAACTCTATTCCCTGGTGATCGAGGCCGGCACCTTCAGGGCCAGTTCTATCCGCGTGGCGGAAGCCGCCAAGGTGATCGAGAACACCCAACGCGACGTGAACATCGCGCTGATCAACGAGCTGGCGGTGATTTTCAATCGCCTGGGTATCGATACCGAAGAAGTGCTGCAGGCCGCCGGCACCAAGTGGAACTTCTTGCCCTTCCGCCCCGGCCTGGTCGGCGGCCACTGCATCGGTGTCGACCCCTACTATCTGACGCACAAGGCTCAGCAGGTCGGTTATCACCCCGAAGTCATCCTATCGGGGCGGCGCATCAACGACGGCATGGGGGCTTATGTCGCCAGTCAGCTCGTCAAGCAGATGGTCAAGCAACGCATCCATGTACAAGGAGCGCGAGTGCTGGTGCTGGGGCTGACCTTCAAGGAGAACTGCCCGGACCTGCGCAACACACGAGTGGTGGACATTCTCAAGGAGCTGGCCGACTACAATGTCGCGGTGGACGTCTACGATCCGCGCGCCAACAAGGACGACGCAGTGCATGAGTACGGCATCCGCCCGGTGGATCAGCCACAGGACGGCGCCTACGATGCCGTGATTCTGGCCGTGGCCCACCGCGAGTTCTGCGATCTGGGCGTGCAGCGTCTACGCGCCTGGGGCAAGCCGTCGCACGTGCTCTACGACCTGAAGTACGCCCTGCCCCGGGGCGGGGCCGACCTGAGGCTGTGA